The following proteins come from a genomic window of Athalia rosae chromosome 1, iyAthRosa1.1, whole genome shotgun sequence:
- the LOC105686993 gene encoding glycosylated lysosomal membrane protein B-like, translating to MSTKMNNYNFTRVLFIILGIKLAHCVNRTIHTALNPGCGSICVEKNLTTAYIFCEGPNDTLHYIWDFTGKPSVLFAVTSPTAQLQIDWEMFLWGKESSVKFSEPAKYSFGLVVDKIYEFNDLDDTGLINTVNHENINVLHTKRFRWDLKSHAQNDKYYELSMEGTNYKSGNITRSGSIKFLLNRFWTLDHSDILPHILHSENATQIDVIIENFQTNSSFENSRFAVELLIIGDHSVNSSMNINVKQTLDDEHTPGIFEMVEIRMPLRSVLGDCDTCNNQMEGGYLQWRPVSYTAADRDVTSSTKAQYYALVHVDNHVQSANNSLLYSFYGYTVDKILLEKINISLGSKGDGFYKKGNYSSWTFTMGYGTAPDEQFSFLVIMIISIGLGLPAIIVVAAGLYMCARRRHKKKDSLSLNS from the exons ATGTCAACGAAAATgaacaattataattttactcgagtactttttatcattcttgGAATTAAATTGGCCCACTGTGTAAATAGAACG aTTCATACTGCATTGAATCCGGGCTGTGGTTCCATATGCGTAGAAAAGAATCTTACCACGGCTTATATATTTTGTGAAGGCCCCAATGATACCTTACATTACATCTGGGACTTTACTGGCAAACCATCCGTCCTCTTTGCTGTAACCTCACCAACAGCCCAGCTACAAATCGACTGGGAAATGTTTCTTTGGGGCAAAGAGAGTTCTGTCAAGTTCTCTGAGCCTGCAAAATATTCGTTTGGACTAGTTGTCGACAAG ATCTATGAGTTCAATGACCTTGATGACACAGGTCTCATCAATACTGTAAATCATGAGAACATCAATGTTCTGCATACGAAACGATTTAGATGGGATCTCAAATCTCACGCCCAAAATGATAAGTACTATGAACTCAGTATGGAAGGTACAAATTATAAATCTGGGAATATAACGAGGAGCGGTAGTATTAAATTTCTG CTGAATAGATTCTGGACACTTGATCATTCGGATATATTGCCACATATACTACATTCTGAAAATGCAACGCAGATTGATGTCATCATAGAAAACTTCCAAACCAACTCATCATTTGAAAATAGTCGATTTGCTGTAGAATTACTAATCATAGGTGATCACAGTGTCAACTCCAGTATGAATATTAATGTAAAGCAAACCCTGGATGACGAACATACGCCTGGCATATTTGAG ATGGTGGAAATCAGAATGCCACTTCGGAGTGTGCTTGGTGACTGCGATACATGCAATAATCAAATGGAAGGAGGATATTTACAATGGAGACCTGTTTCGTATACAGCTGCTGATCGTGATGTTACGAGTTCCACGAAAGCGCAATACTATGCTCTAGTACATGTCGATAATCATGTCCAGAGTGCAAATAATTCATTGTTGTACTCGTTTTATGGATACACCGTTGATAAAATACTTctcgaaaaaatcaacataTCTCTTGGCAGTAAGGGCGACGGGTTTTATAAAAAGGGAAATTATTCTAGTTG GACTTTCACGATGGGCTATGGAACTGCTCCTGACGAACAGTTTTCATTCCTGGTAATAATGATCATTTCAATTGGATTGGGTCTTCCGGCAATCATCGTCGTCGCTGCTGGATTGTACATGTGCGCACGCAGACGtcataagaaaaaagattcgttGTCATTAAACAGTTag
- the LOC105686957 gene encoding uncharacterized protein LOC105686957 isoform X1: protein MNIFDLSIPTYSAILYLGVNWMVYHVLALDNRITDVVHRHARELTYPEDSEMGLFFALALPLEDPVSTKSISVAFFFEANYELPNNDTGVHPETGESRRKRSIDRRTIYEILQSKFESFGVNGRECLLRSICDTTRNPIHRNNGVLGDLMRIILTPSSSADEGLAVEYSMAETTGRGAGECGEAYPLCPFGIYDYITTAYE, encoded by the exons atgaatattttcgatCTCTCCATCCCCAC ATATAGCGCCATTCTCTACCTCGGAGTTAACTGGATGGTCTACCACGTATTAGCGTTGGATAATCGAATAACGGATGTTGTACATCGACACGCCAGGGAGTTGACCTACCCGGAAGACAGCGAAATGGGG CTTTTCTTCGCTCTGGCTCTCCCCCTCGAGGATCCAGTTTCAACAAAGTCGATTTCGGTAGCATTCTTCTTCGAGGCAAACTACGAACTACCAAATAACGATACCGGCGTTCACCCGGAAACGGGTGAGTCAAGAAGAAAACGATCCATCGACAGAAGAACGATCTacgaaattcttcaatctaaATTTGAATC ATTCGGTGTTAACGGGCGAGAGTGCCTCCTGCGGTCGATATGCGACACAACGAGGAACCCCATTCATCGAAACAACGGCGTCCTCGGTGATTTGATGCGAATTATATTAAC ACCATCTTCGTCCGCTGACGAGGGTCTCGCCGTTGAATATTCCATGGCAGAAACGACAGGGCGTGGAGCTGGTGAATGTGGCGAGGCGTACCCTCTGTGTCCCTTCGGAATTTACGACTACATAACTACCGCGTATGAATGA
- the LOC105686957 gene encoding uncharacterized protein LOC105686957 isoform X2, which produces MVYHVLALDNRITDVVHRHARELTYPEDSEMGLFFALALPLEDPVSTKSISVAFFFEANYELPNNDTGVHPETGESRRKRSIDRRTIYEILQSKFESFGVNGRECLLRSICDTTRNPIHRNNGVLGDLMRIILTPSSSADEGLAVEYSMAETTGRGAGECGEAYPLCPFGIYDYITTAYE; this is translated from the exons ATGGTCTACCACGTATTAGCGTTGGATAATCGAATAACGGATGTTGTACATCGACACGCCAGGGAGTTGACCTACCCGGAAGACAGCGAAATGGGG CTTTTCTTCGCTCTGGCTCTCCCCCTCGAGGATCCAGTTTCAACAAAGTCGATTTCGGTAGCATTCTTCTTCGAGGCAAACTACGAACTACCAAATAACGATACCGGCGTTCACCCGGAAACGGGTGAGTCAAGAAGAAAACGATCCATCGACAGAAGAACGATCTacgaaattcttcaatctaaATTTGAATC ATTCGGTGTTAACGGGCGAGAGTGCCTCCTGCGGTCGATATGCGACACAACGAGGAACCCCATTCATCGAAACAACGGCGTCCTCGGTGATTTGATGCGAATTATATTAAC ACCATCTTCGTCCGCTGACGAGGGTCTCGCCGTTGAATATTCCATGGCAGAAACGACAGGGCGTGGAGCTGGTGAATGTGGCGAGGCGTACCCTCTGTGTCCCTTCGGAATTTACGACTACATAACTACCGCGTATGAATGA
- the LOC105686957 gene encoding uncharacterized protein LOC105686957 isoform X3 gives MIRYPNMGNPSFLQHPSPRRFAVLVNEQQLFFALALPLEDPVSTKSISVAFFFEANYELPNNDTGVHPETGESRRKRSIDRRTIYEILQSKFESFGVNGRECLLRSICDTTRNPIHRNNGVLGDLMRIILTPSSSADEGLAVEYSMAETTGRGAGECGEAYPLCPFGIYDYITTAYE, from the exons ATGATACGGTATCCGAACATGGGTAATCCGTCGTTTCTGCAACATCCGTCACCTAGACGGTTTGCTGTTCTCGTTAACGAGCAACAA CTTTTCTTCGCTCTGGCTCTCCCCCTCGAGGATCCAGTTTCAACAAAGTCGATTTCGGTAGCATTCTTCTTCGAGGCAAACTACGAACTACCAAATAACGATACCGGCGTTCACCCGGAAACGGGTGAGTCAAGAAGAAAACGATCCATCGACAGAAGAACGATCTacgaaattcttcaatctaaATTTGAATC ATTCGGTGTTAACGGGCGAGAGTGCCTCCTGCGGTCGATATGCGACACAACGAGGAACCCCATTCATCGAAACAACGGCGTCCTCGGTGATTTGATGCGAATTATATTAAC ACCATCTTCGTCCGCTGACGAGGGTCTCGCCGTTGAATATTCCATGGCAGAAACGACAGGGCGTGGAGCTGGTGAATGTGGCGAGGCGTACCCTCTGTGTCCCTTCGGAATTTACGACTACATAACTACCGCGTATGAATGA
- the LOC105686956 gene encoding uncharacterized protein LOC105686956 isoform X2: MRSLAYPSNSGMGLFFALAVPLNDPEHSISLSYFFEANYKLPDNATYYDAGYYGVRKRRSIDRTTVYRVLESKFESAGFPGRECLLRSICETSEWPIRHNGILGDVMHVILTPSSSQKEDLPREFSEAEEAGKNGTCTKFYPLCPMGVFDVIGTFIGF; this comes from the exons ATGAGGTCCTTGGCGTACCCTAGCAACAGTGGGATGGGT CTCTTCTTCGCGTTGGCGGTCCCGTTAAATGATCCCGAACATTCGATATCATTGTCCTACTTTTTTGAAGCGAACTACAAGCTTCCGGATAATGCGACGTATTACGACGCAGGGTATTACGGAGTCAGGAAACGACGCAGTATCGACAGGACGACGGTCTATCGAGTCCTGGAAAGTAAATTCGAAAG CGCCGGTTTTCCGGGACGCGAATGTCTGCTCCGCTCGATCTGTGAGACGTCCGAATGGCCGATCCGACACAACGGAATCTTAGGAGACGTGATGCATGTAATTTTAAC ACCCTCGTCGTCTCAGAAGGAAGATTTGCCGAGAGAATTCTCGGAAGCCGAAGAAGCTGGAAAGAATGGCACGTGCACAAAATTCTACCCTCTTTGTCCGATGGGGGTGTTCGACGTTATCGGAACTTTCATCGGCTTCTAG
- the LOC105686956 gene encoding uncharacterized protein LOC105686956 isoform X1, translating into MSPQRRFTVFIIVILAVLASVEFVENHNSEIAEILHRPMRSLAYPSNSGMGLFFALAVPLNDPEHSISLSYFFEANYKLPDNATYYDAGYYGVRKRRSIDRTTVYRVLESKFESAGFPGRECLLRSICETSEWPIRHNGILGDVMHVILTPSSSQKEDLPREFSEAEEAGKNGTCTKFYPLCPMGVFDVIGTFIGF; encoded by the exons ATGTCTCCTCAGCGCCGTTTCAC GGTCTTCATAATCGTCATCCTTGCGGTATTGGCATCGGTGGAATTCGTCGAAAACCACAATTCGGAAATAGCCGAGATACTTCACAGGCCGATGAGGTCCTTGGCGTACCCTAGCAACAGTGGGATGGGT CTCTTCTTCGCGTTGGCGGTCCCGTTAAATGATCCCGAACATTCGATATCATTGTCCTACTTTTTTGAAGCGAACTACAAGCTTCCGGATAATGCGACGTATTACGACGCAGGGTATTACGGAGTCAGGAAACGACGCAGTATCGACAGGACGACGGTCTATCGAGTCCTGGAAAGTAAATTCGAAAG CGCCGGTTTTCCGGGACGCGAATGTCTGCTCCGCTCGATCTGTGAGACGTCCGAATGGCCGATCCGACACAACGGAATCTTAGGAGACGTGATGCATGTAATTTTAAC ACCCTCGTCGTCTCAGAAGGAAGATTTGCCGAGAGAATTCTCGGAAGCCGAAGAAGCTGGAAAGAATGGCACGTGCACAAAATTCTACCCTCTTTGTCCGATGGGGGTGTTCGACGTTATCGGAACTTTCATCGGCTTCTAG
- the LOC110117057 gene encoding uncharacterized protein LOC110117057 has product MDNNFVILIIAVIAATMICCRAIDQFSIKDLLRRKRHLVFPDPLDSETKVQVLFGLGLPMEGEISMTLGYVLKCNYDLPYNVSDFTDPYVRYERSVRNNLLPSENATVQVQRTSKGTTSRWTIYGILEEAMERFGGGRVCLLRAVCEAAETPFNEDHGLLGELLHVLLTPSTTSEEHETYADREYRAAEKLGGTFRGNCKSLFSECQSSPLDYFTELGQKLVPSLPYDS; this is encoded by the exons ATGGACAATAACTTCGTCATTTTAATTATCGCCGTGATCGCCGCTACGATGATCTGCTGTCGCGCAATCGATCAATTCTCTATCAAAGATCTTCTCAGGAGAAAAAGACACTTGGTATTCCCGGATCCCTTGGACAGCGAGACTAAAGTACAG GTGCTATTCGGTCTGGGTCTTCCAATGGAGGGTGAGATCTCGATGACGCTTGGGTATGTTCTCAAGTGCAACTACGACCTTCCTTACAACGTTTCGGACTTCACGGATCCGTACGTTCGGTACGAACGGTCAGTGCGAAACAATTTATTGCCGTCGGAGAACGCGACGGTTCAAGTGCAACGGACATCTAAAG GGACGACTTCGAGGTGGACTATCTACGGTATACTGGAAGAGGCCATGGAACGATTTGGCGGCGGTAGAGTTTGTCTTCTGCGTGCAGTTTGCGAGGCTGCCGAGACGCCTTTCAACGAAGATCATGGTCTCCTGGGTGAGCTTCTCCACGTTCTGCTGACGCCATCGACGACGAGCGAAGAACACGAGACTTATGCAGATAGGGAGTACCGTGCGGCGGAGAAACTGGGCGGTACTTTCCGAGGCAACTGCAAGTCGCTATTCTCCGAGTGCCAGAGTAGTCCCTTGGACTATTTTACGGAACTTGGGCAAAAACTCGTGCCGTCACTTCCGTAcgactcgtaa
- the LOC105686955 gene encoding uncharacterized protein LOC105686955: MEYFFVYLALLAKSCEIFTVVKCLESVKEREKRYLVYPPPGVGNAPTKVQLIIGLGLPMEGGLIVGYVVKHNYNLPYNATFYTDPYVRYERSLGEERFKKKHQGSITRWETYKMFESGFGIFGSGKSCLLRAICEAAGSQFNENHGLLGELLHVFFTPSTTDEEFLENEDQEYIAAESLGRKSPQTCKKFSSDCETSPLEYFTETEN; the protein is encoded by the exons ATGGagtatttttttgtatatctTGCATTGCTAGCCAAGTCTTGCGAGATATTCACCGTCGTTAAATGTTTGGAGTCAGTGAAAGAGCGAGAAAAACGGTATTTAGTTTATCCACCACCTGGGGTTGGTAACGCCCCTACAAAAGTGCAG CTTATTATTGGTCTTGGATTACCCATGGAGGGTGGACTGATCGTTGGTTACGTCGTCAAACATAATTATAACTTGCCGTACAACGCGACGTTTTACACGGATCCGTATGTGCGCTACGAACGATCGCTCGGCGAggaaagatttaaaaaaaaacatcaag GAAGTATAACACGTTGGGAAACTTATAAAATGTTCGAGTCAGGCTTCGGTATTTTCGGAAGTGGAAAGTCTTGTTTGTTGAGAGCGATTTGTGAAGCAGCCGGGTCGCAATTCAACGAGAATCATGGACTTCTGGGTGAACTTTTGCACGTTTTTTTCAC GCCATCGACAACCGACGAAGAGTTTTTGGAGAACGAGGATCAAGAGTATATTGCGGCCGAATCACTTGGAAGGAAATCTCCACAGACATGCAAAAAGTTTTCATCAGATTGCGAGACTAGTCCACTTGAATATTTCACAGAGACGGAAAACTGA
- the LOC125499757 gene encoding uncharacterized protein LOC125499757 → MPLRVGEESAIVGAFAKSMYVLPDNSTYYTDPGVNYRRSSKSRWSIYKVLESASIVLGYGGKECLLRSICEAANVPFNPNHGLFEELIHCFLTPSSTTEEPDDYKDRDYLAAERLGHQKGDQCSTLYPECKASILDLFSWVAY, encoded by the exons ATGCCGCTTCGAGTTGGCGAGGAGAGTGCCATTGTTGGTGCATTTGCAAAATCGATGTACGTTCTCCCCGACAATTCTACCTACTACACGGATCCCGGAGTGAATTACAGAAGGTCATCAAAGAGTCGGTGGAGTATTTACAAAGTTCTGGAATCAGCGAGTATTGTTCTTGGATACGGCGGTAAGGAGTGTCTTCTGAGATCAATTTGCGAGGCGGCCAACGTCCCATTCAATCCGAATCACGGCCTCTTCGAAGAACTCATCCACTGCTTTCTCAC GCCTTCGAGTACAACGGAAGAACCCGACGATTACAAAGATCGGGATTATCTGGCTGCGGAACGTCTTGGACATCAAAAAGGGGATCAATGCTCGACCCTGTATCCCGAATGCAAAGCGAGCATTCTCGATCTATTTTCATGGGTAGCTTATTGA
- the LOC125499721 gene encoding uncharacterized protein LOC125499721, translated as MQCAGAILFSTIFASVFEFTYCSGRYYGDHSSKDDIADFVSSENFTDQNDDRELSREKRTLVYAGASNLLLIFGLGTPLQLDRESVIVGVFSKMLYALPDNSTYYTEPGVYYSRSSKSRWSIYKVLEAASQVLGYGGKECVLRSICEAANVPFNANHGLFGELVHAFLTPSSTKEEHDDYADRDYHAAERHGREVGEQCSDFYPECKASILDIFSRIDY; from the exons ATGCAGTGCGCCGGTGCAATTTTATTCTCCACTATTTTCGCATCAGTTTTCGAGTTCACTTATTGCAGTGGACGATATTACGGAGATCATTCGTCTAAAGACGATATTGCGGACTTCGTGAGTTCAGAAAACTTCACCGATCAAAATGACGATCGTGAACTGTCacgtgaaaaaagaacattggTCTACGCCGGCGCTTCCAATCTATTG TTAATCTTTGGTCTTGGTACGCCACTCCAACTGGATCGAGAGAGCGTCATCGTGGGTGTATTTTCGAAGATGTTGTACGCACTTCCGGACAATTCTACCTACTACACCGAGCCCGGAGTGTATTACAGTAGATCGTCGAAGAGTCGATGGAGCATTTACAAAGTTTTGGAAGCCGCAAGTCAAGTTCTCGGATATGGTGGCAAAGAGTGTGTTCTGAGATCGATTTGCGAGGCGGCTAACGTTCCGTTCAACGCGAATCATGGACTTTTTGGTGAATTGGTGCACGCTTTTCTAAC GCCGTCGAGTACGAAGGAGGAACACGACGATTACGCCGATCGAGATTATCACGCCGCGGAGCGACATGGCCGCGAAGTGGGGGAACAATGCTCAGATTTTTATCCCGAATGCAAAGCGAGTATTTTGGACATCTTCTCACGGATCGATTATTGA
- the LOC105686952 gene encoding uncharacterized protein LOC105686952 has product MAQTTLLLRNAMFRVDLLLIFLTIFSKRSLSLLYPSPTQFQITIGLSTPIELNIKNRAMVYSLGFQLQYLLPSNLKDLQPIIIPARSSRDLTLQDTYDTIEGLFGKNDGSECLLRSICELAETPLARNDQDLVEEVIHLLLTPSEDLPEAFDFNHRSVHEMYHEAERLGRNGEDCILAYPDCIKSPLESFTEVLRASQQ; this is encoded by the exons ATGGCTCAAACGACGCTGCTACTTCGTAACGCGATGTTTCGCGTGGATCTTTTACTAATTTTCTTAACTATTTTCTCGAAGAGAAGCCTCTCGCTATTGTATCCGTCGCCCACGCAATTTCAG ATCACAATTGGGCTTTCAACCCCAATCGAACTGAACATCAAGAACCGAGCCATGGTTTATTCCTTGGGATTTCAACTCCAGTACCTACTACCCTCTAATTTGAAGGATTTGCAGCCGATCATTATTCCTGCAAGATCATCGCGTGATCTGACGTTGCAAGATACTTACGACACCATCGAGGGCTTGTTCGGAAA GAACGATGGGAGCGAATGCCTTCTCAGAAGCATCTGCGAGTTAGCCGAGACGCCGCTCGCTAGAAACGACCAGGACCTCGTCGAAGAAGTCATCCACTTGCTTCTAAC ACCATCGGAAGACCTGCCGGAGGCCTTTGATTTCAATCACCGGAGCGTTCACGAGATGTACCACGAGGCAGAGAGGCTGGGCAGGAACGGCGAAGACTGCATCTTGGCTTATCCTGATTGCATCAAATCGCCGTTGGAATCGTTTACGGAAGTTTTACGGGCGAGCCAGCAATAA
- the LOC105686951 gene encoding uncharacterized protein LOC105686951, producing the protein MKSCDFILPLAGLLVAAHAYGDGQVYTREKRQLPSPILVQPFGGVFKFIIGMGIPITVGERLVIYGQNVQFQYPLPTNASYFTNYFSSTSPKRRRRSTSNYERSLAYAMLERQYERTGANGKQCILRGICEVAETPLQEEGLVGELLHLLLTPDYGGINFVEQDYLDAKQAGLRGENCMELFPECPKGHGILDLVSTVEYT; encoded by the exons atgaagagctgTGATTTTATACTGCCGTTAGCAGGACTTCTGGTCGCAGCTCACGCGTACGGTGACGGACAAGTTTATACAAGAGAAAAACGTCAACTACCCTCACCTATACTCGTGCAACCTTTCGGAGGAGTATTTAAG tTCATCATCGGCATGGGTATACCGATCACTGTTGGCGAACGATTGGTGATATATGGTCAAAATGTACAGTTTCAGTATCCTCTTCCAACGAATGCAAgttattttacaaattatttttcttcgacttcCCCAAAGAGACGACGTCGGAGTACATCGAATTACGAGAGATCGTTAGCCTACGCGATGTTGGAACGCCAATACGAAAG GACCGGCGCCAATGGCAAGCAATGCATATTGAGGGGAATTTGCGAGGTGGCGGAAACCCCGTTGCAAGAGGAAGGCCTCGTTGGAGAACTCCTTCATCTCTTGTTGAC acctGATTACGGTGGAATCAATTTTGTAGAACAAGATTACTTGGACGCAAAGCAGGCTGGACTGCGAGGAGAAAATTGCATGGAATTATTTCCAGAGTGCCCGAAAGGCCACGGAATACTCGACCTGGTGTCAACCGTAGAATATACCTAA